The Helianthus annuus cultivar XRQ/B unplaced genomic scaffold, HanXRQr2.0-SUNRISE HanXRQChr00c248, whole genome shotgun sequence genome segment tctttttttttaacacatagccgttggccaatggctagcccaaacggctacttgtcttgtcttggccaatgagacggctacttgtcttgtcttggccaatgagatcccgccatgtcatcttgatagccccgcccatcGCCCTGGCTGAAACCCCTGCTCAAAGGGctacgccgaaacccaagcccacccgggatggtgacttgggcgtttgtactcAACCCACGTCacaaccccgccccataccccatattcttatATTTCCTAGATCACTATTGAtttagtttgttttaattaattgaaataactatttatttaattaatatatatataatttactcaATTACTGTTCATTGAGTTTTGTTTTTAttagtatataatataataattagtatataatataatataatggatGGTATAAGGCTATAAGCAATGTGATACGATAAAATTAAAGGGTTTTAGGGTAGGAAGGGCAATTAGCCCTTCCCTTTGTGAGCTTTCACTAAAACACAAGGAAAAATGACTTTATACACACCACATAAATAATTTGTATAATTAACTTTTTTTTCGTGATTTTCACCATTTATATTTTACTGTAGTTATATAACCTATTATTGAAAATATGCCCATAAatgtttaaactttttttttaatttacagaTGTGTTTCATCAACTCATTTtcaattatattttattttcttcTTAACCTAGTACTAGGGGTCTGTTTGGTACAGCggcggaactagcccaaaaatttaggggtatcccaattttttattttttagaccaggggtatcctttgtataacgAAGACGAAGTTgcggggtatttttacactacggaaacAGAGTTAAGGgatatttttacactacggagacggggttgaggggtagcccgtgctacccctaaTAACATTGTAAGTCCGCCACTGGTTTGGTATGGGATAATGGAATGAACGGGAGAATGGAATGGACAGATTAATGAAATGGATGAGTTAATGGAGTTGATCATTACCAtttcatgtcttgtttggttaccatgtgtgaatggaataaACAATTACTTTTTGTTATTTGGTATGTGAAAaaagacgaaggaataaaatcaGATGGTAGTGGTCAGTGATGGGCGATGATGGTGCGTGGTGCTAGGTGTTAGTTGTAGCGGCGGCGGTggttggcggtggtggtggtgggtggagacGACAACAGATGGTGacaacggtggtggtggtggtggtggatgacggTGGAGGTAGGTGGCGGCagtggcgatggtggtggcggGGGTGGTGacaacggtggtggtggtggtggtggatgacggTGGAGGTAGGTGGCGGCagtggcgatggtggtggcggGGGTGGTTGGAGATGGTAGCAGCAGCAACGGTTGTCGGAGGTGGTAGCAGCggtggcggtgggtggtggcggttgaTAGGGGTGGCGGCGGTGATCAGAGGTGGCAGTGGCAATGGTGGCGGCGATGATCGAAGGTGGGTGGTGGATGATCTGAGATGGCAGTGGCGACGGTGGGTGGCAGCGACGGAGGTGGGTGGTGGCAACAGGGGCGGTGGCGGCG includes the following:
- the LOC110876325 gene encoding rRNA 2'-O-methyltransferase fibrillarin-like, whose translation is MVVAGVVTTVVVVVVDDGGGRWRQWRWWWRGWLEMVAAATVVGGGSSGGGGWWRLIGVAAVIRGGSGNGGGDDRRWVVDDLRWQWRRWVAATEVGGGNRGGGGGGG